Proteins co-encoded in one Ralstonia sp. RRA genomic window:
- the hemL gene encoding glutamate-1-semialdehyde 2,1-aminomutase: MSTPSLATPCSAALFERAQKTIPGGVNSPVRAFRSVGGTPRFIAKAAGPYLWDADGARYIDYVGSWGPMIVGHAHPDVVRAVQEVAADSFSFGAPTEAEVVMAEEICKLVPSIEQVRLVSSGTEATMSALRLARGFTGRDLIVKFEGCYHGHADSLLVKAGSGLLTFADTTQNAPSSAGVPEDVVKHTMVLPYNDVDALREAFARHGKEIAAVIVEPVAGNMNLVRGSTAFHQAMRSLCTENGAVLIFDEVMTGFRVALGCAQSLYGITPDLTCLGKVIGGGMPAAAFGGRRDIMGFLAPLGSVYQAGTLSGNPLAVAAGLTTLRLIAADGFHDRLAAQTRKLVDGLSDIAREAGVPFAADSVGGMFGIYFREGVPTSFAEVTKSDVGRFNAFFHAMLAEGVYLAPSAFEAGFVSATHDDAILDATFAAARKAFKAV; encoded by the coding sequence ATGTCGACTCCTTCATTGGCCACTCCTTGCAGCGCCGCCCTGTTTGAACGTGCCCAGAAGACCATCCCCGGCGGGGTGAACTCGCCGGTGCGCGCCTTCCGCTCGGTGGGCGGCACGCCGCGCTTCATTGCCAAGGCAGCCGGCCCGTACCTGTGGGATGCCGACGGCGCCCGCTATATCGACTACGTCGGCTCGTGGGGCCCGATGATCGTCGGCCACGCGCATCCTGACGTCGTGCGCGCCGTGCAGGAAGTGGCGGCCGACAGCTTCTCGTTCGGCGCCCCGACCGAGGCGGAAGTTGTCATGGCCGAGGAAATCTGCAAGCTCGTGCCATCGATCGAGCAGGTGCGACTGGTCTCGTCGGGTACCGAGGCGACCATGAGCGCGCTGCGCCTGGCGCGCGGTTTTACCGGCCGCGACCTGATCGTCAAGTTCGAGGGCTGCTACCACGGCCACGCCGACAGCCTGCTGGTCAAGGCCGGCTCGGGCCTGCTGACCTTTGCCGACACCACGCAGAACGCGCCATCCTCCGCCGGCGTGCCGGAAGACGTGGTCAAGCACACAATGGTGCTGCCCTACAACGATGTCGACGCACTGCGTGAGGCGTTTGCGCGCCATGGCAAGGAAATCGCCGCGGTGATCGTCGAACCGGTGGCCGGCAACATGAACCTGGTGCGAGGCAGCACCGCGTTCCATCAGGCCATGCGCTCGCTGTGTACTGAGAACGGCGCCGTGCTGATTTTCGACGAGGTGATGACGGGCTTCCGTGTGGCGCTGGGTTGTGCGCAGTCGCTGTACGGCATCACGCCGGACCTGACGTGCCTGGGCAAAGTCATCGGTGGCGGCATGCCGGCCGCGGCCTTTGGCGGCCGCCGCGACATCATGGGCTTCCTCGCGCCACTGGGCAGCGTGTATCAGGCAGGGACGTTGTCGGGTAACCCGCTGGCGGTGGCTGCCGGGCTGACCACGTTGCGCCTGATTGCTGCGGATGGCTTCCATGATCGGCTGGCTGCGCAGACGCGCAAGCTGGTGGATGGGCTGTCCGACATTGCCCGCGAAGCTGGTGTGCCGTTTGCCGCAGACAGCGTTGGTGGCATGTTCGGGATCTACTTCCGTGAAGGTGTGCCGACCAGCTTTGCTGAAGTGACCAAGAGCGATGTTGGGCGCTTCAATGCGTTCTTCCATGCCATGTTGGCTGAGGGCGTTTATCTGGCGCCGTCTGCGTTTGAGGCTGGATTTGTTTCGGCTACGCACGATGATGCGATTCTGGATGCGACTTTTGCCGCGGCTCGGAAGGCGTTTAAGGCTGTCTGA
- a CDS encoding rubredoxin, protein MSDTNTELKTWMCLICGWIYDEEQGAPDDGIAPGTKWEDVPINWTCPECGARKEDFEMVQI, encoded by the coding sequence ATGAGCGATACCAATACCGAACTCAAGACGTGGATGTGCCTGATTTGCGGCTGGATCTACGACGAAGAACAAGGCGCGCCGGATGACGGCATCGCGCCCGGCACGAAGTGGGAAGACGTGCCCATCAACTGGACGTGCCCCGAGTGCGGCGCGCGCAAGGAAGACTTCGAAATGGTGCAGATCTGA